In Pseudomonas poae, a single genomic region encodes these proteins:
- a CDS encoding DUF945 domain-containing protein produces MNKPAVVLLGFVVAVGVVSAGGAWYTGKQLEPVLQTAIQNANKELQTSMAGVDGTATLELVSLDRGLFSSTAHYRLKGQGSVFGEENPNPELLFVDHIEHGPLPFSRLVSLKWLPVMATSHYALEKNATTEKWFAASKDVSPLKGVANIGYNRSVTGNVELLPLELKDDKSSVSFSGANLDYDSTAEGQKVKLDGYMNSLKVAVIDANGEPFEAELAGLTVASNLEKSSFGFYTGQNTVELTDTKVTFGPQKAVLTLKGFEQKDTSETKDNNLAGRVDYKIDEIGYQGKPVGSAAMALSMKNVDIPAMLVLTKLYQDKMQPVQAAAAADQPVPELQLTDAEQALAEANVNQVLAAKPQVAVENLSLKTTHGESKFTLLLDLAKPASMELPPVELGKQMVALLDANLTLSKPMIADVSALQAQIGGLTDPQAIEQQSQMAAEMVSGLAVGTQLATLVGTDVVSKLHYANNEVTFNGQKMTVEQFIGFVMAKVGAVSQAQ; encoded by the coding sequence ATGAATAAGCCAGCAGTTGTTCTTTTGGGTTTCGTTGTCGCCGTTGGCGTCGTCAGTGCAGGCGGCGCCTGGTACACCGGTAAACAACTGGAGCCGGTACTGCAAACCGCGATCCAGAACGCCAACAAGGAACTGCAGACCTCCATGGCCGGCGTCGATGGCACTGCGACGCTGGAGCTGGTGTCCCTGGACCGTGGCCTGTTCAGCAGCACCGCGCATTACCGCCTGAAGGGGCAAGGTTCGGTGTTCGGTGAAGAGAACCCTAACCCCGAGTTGCTGTTCGTCGACCACATCGAGCACGGCCCGCTGCCGTTCTCGCGCCTGGTGTCGCTGAAATGGTTGCCGGTCATGGCCACCAGTCACTACGCGCTGGAAAAGAACGCCACCACCGAAAAATGGTTCGCCGCCAGCAAAGACGTGTCGCCGCTCAAGGGCGTGGCCAATATTGGCTACAACCGCTCGGTGACGGGCAACGTCGAATTGCTGCCCCTGGAGCTCAAGGACGACAAGTCGTCGGTGAGCTTCTCCGGCGCCAACCTGGACTACGACAGCACCGCCGAAGGCCAGAAGGTCAAGCTTGATGGCTACATGAACAGCCTCAAGGTCGCCGTGATCGATGCCAATGGCGAACCGTTCGAAGCCGAACTGGCCGGCCTGACTGTGGCGAGCAACCTGGAGAAGTCCTCCTTTGGTTTCTACACCGGGCAGAACACCGTCGAGCTGACCGACACCAAGGTGACCTTCGGCCCACAGAAAGCCGTGCTGACCCTCAAGGGCTTTGAGCAAAAAGACACCAGCGAAACCAAAGACAACAACCTGGCCGGCCGTGTCGACTACAAGATCGACGAGATCGGTTACCAGGGCAAACCCGTTGGTTCGGCAGCCATGGCCCTGAGCATGAAGAACGTCGATATCCCGGCGATGCTGGTGCTGACCAAGCTGTATCAAGACAAGATGCAACCGGTACAAGCCGCTGCCGCCGCCGACCAGCCGGTTCCCGAGCTGCAACTGACCGACGCCGAGCAAGCCTTGGCCGAAGCCAACGTCAACCAGGTACTGGCCGCCAAGCCACAAGTGGCGGTGGAAAACCTGTCGCTGAAAACCACTCACGGTGAAAGCAAGTTCACCCTGCTGTTGGACCTGGCCAAGCCTGCGTCCATGGAGCTGCCACCGGTTGAATTGGGCAAGCAGATGGTCGCCCTGCTGGACGCTAACCTGACCCTGTCCAAGCCGATGATCGCCGACGTTTCCGCCCTGCAAGCGCAGATCGGCGGCCTGACCGATCCTCAAGCCATCGAGCAGCAATCCCAAATGGCTGCCGAGATGGTCAGCGGCCTGGCCGTTGGCACACAACTGGCAACACTGGTGGGTACCGACGTCGTTTCCAAGCTGCATTACGCCAATAATGAAGTGACCTTCAACGGCCAGAAGATGACCGTCGAGCAGTTCATTGGTTTTGTCATGGCCAAGGTCGGTGCCGTGAGCCAGGCGCAGTAA
- a CDS encoding efflux RND transporter periplasmic adaptor subunit, protein MKKPFLTIGRVVLTLLIVSFAVVVVWRMVMYYMFAPWTRDGHIRADIVQIAPDVSGLIQQVDVRDNQLVTKGQVLFAVDQDRFKLALRQAQAAVADRQETLAQANREYKRNRGLGNLVPSEQLEESQSRVARAQSALAEAQVTVDSAQLNLDRSVIRSPVDGYVNDRAPRNQEFVTAGRPVLSVVDSNSFHIDGYFEETKLDGIHVGMAVDIRVIGDNARLRGHVQSIVAGIEDRDRTSGSNLLPNVNPAFSWVRLAQRIPVRIAFDDVPADFRMIAGRTATVSIIGDKVKDGDKP, encoded by the coding sequence ATGAAAAAACCTTTTTTGACCATCGGCCGTGTAGTCCTGACGTTATTGATCGTGAGTTTCGCGGTCGTCGTTGTATGGCGCATGGTCATGTACTACATGTTTGCGCCCTGGACCCGTGACGGGCACATCCGTGCCGACATCGTGCAGATCGCCCCGGACGTGTCCGGCTTGATCCAGCAAGTGGACGTGCGCGACAACCAATTGGTGACCAAGGGCCAGGTGCTGTTCGCCGTCGACCAGGACCGCTTCAAGCTGGCCCTGCGCCAAGCCCAGGCCGCCGTGGCTGACCGCCAGGAAACCCTGGCCCAGGCCAACCGCGAGTACAAGCGTAACCGTGGCCTCGGCAACCTGGTGCCCAGTGAGCAACTGGAAGAAAGCCAGTCCCGCGTGGCCCGCGCCCAATCGGCCCTGGCCGAAGCGCAGGTAACGGTGGATTCGGCCCAGCTCAACCTGGATCGTTCGGTGATCCGCAGCCCGGTGGACGGCTACGTCAATGACCGCGCGCCGCGTAACCAGGAGTTCGTCACCGCCGGGCGCCCGGTGTTGTCGGTGGTGGACAGCAATTCCTTCCACATCGACGGCTATTTCGAAGAGACCAAGCTCGACGGCATTCACGTTGGCATGGCAGTGGATATCCGCGTGATCGGCGACAACGCCCGTCTGCGCGGTCATGTGCAGAGCATCGTCGCCGGCATCGAAGACCGCGACCGCACCAGCGGCTCCAACCTGCTGCCCAACGTCAACCCGGCGTTCAGCTGGGTGCGCCTGGCCCAGCGGATTCCGGTGCGCATCGCCTTTGATGATGTGCCGGCAGACTTTCGCATGATCGCCGGGCGTACCGCGACGGTGTCGATCATCGGCGACAAGGTGAAAGACGGAGACAAGCCATGA
- a CDS encoding FUSC family protein, whose protein sequence is MFAGFPPARDWFYGVRTFAASMIALYIAMLMQMPRPYWAMATVYIVSSPFVGPTSSKALYRAIGTFMGAAAAVFFVPMFVQSPYVLVVVIALWTGILLFLSMHLRTANNYALMLAGYTLPLIALPVVDNPLAVWDVAEARTEEIFLGIAVAAVVGAMFWPRRLMPVFDGSVAKWFADAQVYSQRFLTRNVNPEEVSNLRGGMVATFNTLELMIGQLPHEGARPQTVRNTKELRGRMIHLLPVVEELDDALYAVEHRAPQFLEKLTPLLQAANEWLESSQKNASLDSWRALRDQVDALQPTGETLDDRHTLLFSNALYRLAEWIDLWQDCRSLQAAIECESQDTWRAVYRHWRLGRLTPFLDRGLMFYSAFSTVSAIIVASVLWILLGWTDGGSAVILAAVACSFFASMDDPAPQIYRFFFWTAMSVLFASLYLFLVLPNLHDFPMLVLAFAVPFICIGTLTVQPRFYLGMLLTLVNTSSFISIQGAYDADFLNFTNVNLAGPVGLLFAFVWTLIARPFGAELAAKRLTRFSWRDIVGMTEPATLAEHRHMAAQMLDRLMQHLPRLALTNQDTGIALRDLRVALNLLDLLAYSPRILGVPRVLLNQVVEGVGGYFKACLKAGERLPAPSGLLMTLDRTRRALNGQGLQDEDDTRVHLLHALAGLRLALLPGVEFIGGTEMEAPLPDGAPL, encoded by the coding sequence ATTTTTGCCGGCTTTCCACCCGCCCGCGACTGGTTCTACGGCGTGCGTACCTTCGCCGCCTCGATGATCGCGCTGTACATCGCCATGCTCATGCAAATGCCGCGTCCGTATTGGGCGATGGCCACGGTGTACATCGTCTCCAGTCCGTTTGTCGGCCCTACCAGTTCCAAGGCGCTGTACCGCGCCATCGGCACCTTCATGGGGGCGGCGGCAGCGGTGTTTTTTGTGCCGATGTTTGTGCAGTCGCCGTATGTGCTGGTGGTGGTGATTGCGCTGTGGACGGGGATTTTGCTGTTCCTTTCCATGCACCTGCGCACCGCGAACAACTACGCCCTGATGCTGGCCGGCTACACCTTGCCGCTGATCGCTCTGCCGGTGGTGGATAACCCCTTGGCGGTGTGGGATGTGGCCGAGGCGCGTACCGAAGAAATTTTCCTCGGTATCGCGGTGGCAGCGGTGGTGGGGGCGATGTTCTGGCCGCGCCGACTGATGCCTGTGTTCGATGGTTCGGTGGCCAAGTGGTTTGCCGACGCCCAGGTCTACAGCCAGCGCTTCCTGACGCGCAACGTGAACCCGGAAGAAGTCAGCAACCTGCGCGGCGGCATGGTTGCCACGTTCAACACCCTGGAATTGATGATCGGCCAATTGCCCCACGAAGGCGCTCGGCCGCAGACGGTACGCAACACCAAGGAACTGCGTGGGCGCATGATTCACCTGTTGCCGGTGGTGGAAGAACTCGATGATGCGCTGTACGCCGTCGAACACCGTGCGCCGCAGTTCCTGGAGAAACTCACGCCGTTGCTGCAAGCGGCCAATGAGTGGCTGGAGAGCAGTCAGAAAAACGCCTCGCTGGACAGCTGGCGCGCCCTGCGTGATCAGGTCGACGCCCTGCAACCCACGGGCGAAACGCTGGACGACCGGCACACGCTGTTGTTCTCCAACGCCCTGTACCGCCTGGCCGAGTGGATCGACCTGTGGCAGGACTGCCGCAGCCTGCAAGCCGCCATCGAATGTGAAAGCCAGGACACCTGGCGCGCCGTCTATCGCCATTGGCGCCTGGGAAGGCTCACGCCGTTCCTCGACCGTGGCCTGATGTTCTACTCGGCGTTTTCCACCGTCAGCGCGATCATCGTCGCCTCGGTGCTGTGGATCTTGTTGGGTTGGACCGACGGCGGCAGTGCAGTGATCCTGGCCGCCGTGGCCTGCAGCTTCTTCGCCTCGATGGACGACCCGGCGCCGCAGATCTACCGGTTCTTTTTCTGGACCGCCATGTCGGTGCTGTTCGCCAGCCTCTACTTGTTTCTGGTACTGCCCAACCTGCACGATTTCCCGATGTTGGTGCTGGCGTTTGCCGTGCCGTTTATCTGCATTGGCACACTCACGGTTCAGCCGCGTTTCTACTTGGGCATGTTGCTGACGCTGGTGAACACCTCGTCCTTCATCAGCATTCAGGGCGCCTATGACGCGGACTTTCTCAACTTCACCAACGTTAACCTCGCCGGGCCGGTGGGGCTGTTGTTCGCCTTTGTCTGGACGCTGATCGCACGGCCTTTCGGTGCGGAACTGGCGGCCAAGCGCCTGACCCGTTTCAGCTGGCGCGACATCGTCGGCATGACCGAGCCCGCCACCCTCGCCGAGCACCGGCACATGGCCGCGCAAATGCTCGACCGCCTGATGCAGCATCTGCCGCGCCTGGCGCTGACCAACCAGGACACCGGCATCGCCCTGCGTGACCTGCGCGTGGCGCTGAACCTGCTCGACCTGCTGGCCTATTCGCCACGCATCCTTGGCGTGCCACGGGTGTTGCTCAACCAGGTGGTCGAAGGCGTGGGCGGTTACTTCAAGGCTTGCCTGAAGGCCGGTGAACGCTTGCCGGCGCCGAGCGGTCTGCTGATGACCCTCGACCGCACGCGCCGCGCCCTCAACGGCCAGGGCCTGCAAGACGAAGACGACACCCGTGTGCACTTGCTGCACGCGCTGGCTGGCCTGCGCCTGGCGTTGTTGCCGGGTGTGGAATTCATTGGCGGCACCGAGATGGAAGCGCCGCTACCCGATGGAGCGCCTTTATGA
- a CDS encoding MarR family transcriptional regulator, whose product MNLSSSMVVGARNWRKICQTTLVSYGISEACAVPLLMIGRLGDGVHQVKVAQASGMESPSLVRLLDQLCNGGYVCRTEDIHDRRAKALSLTERGRELVQAVEVQLVRLRKEVLADIAPDDMAAALRVLRAFEAATL is encoded by the coding sequence ATGAACCTCAGCAGCAGCATGGTGGTGGGCGCCCGTAATTGGCGCAAAATCTGCCAGACCACGCTGGTGAGCTACGGTATTTCCGAAGCCTGCGCCGTGCCGCTCTTGATGATCGGCCGTTTGGGCGACGGTGTGCACCAAGTCAAGGTCGCCCAGGCTTCCGGGATGGAAAGCCCGTCGCTGGTGCGCCTGCTCGACCAGTTGTGCAACGGCGGCTACGTGTGCCGTACCGAAGACATCCACGACCGCCGCGCCAAGGCACTGAGCCTTACCGAGCGTGGCCGTGAGCTGGTGCAAGCGGTGGAAGTGCAACTGGTACGCCTGCGCAAAGAAGTGCTGGCGGATATCGCTCCCGATGATATGGCCGCCGCCTTGCGGGTGTTGCGCGCCTTTGAGGCGGCGACACTTTGA
- a CDS encoding Fic family protein, translating to MSLVGYAYLHQSLGLKAIAPSRAAVIKPVTRLSMIGDCLAVPHAVAPSAGSVLDHILFALKHEGINLGILAQALEAVSPEQLLQELEKAPNGVFIRKVCYLWEGLTFQRLDYSKPINSRVTLLFDPQRYVTGPSTRNSRWRIDFNGLGSLAYCATVERTSEIDALLSLDILGRAKSFMDTLPPEMMDRAIQWAYLHETRDSFAIEKEQPSEEKSRRFVQLLRQAHEGRLLTEDYLVELQNSTVSNPFDKAAAFRHEQNHLHNGLRGAAGVSYVPPAPRLCQELMEELMAFANQPVREVDPLVAAAVTAFGFVFLHPFMDGNGRLSRFLIHQTLCHYGALGNGLLLPVSVAMKHEEQAYLEALKAFSQPTRDFWNVTWLDGDQMAFDFIGHPSIYRYWDATRCVEFTLQMARRALEVELREETEFLDRYDRVIKAVNLRFDVRGSDLSKLVMMCLDNEGKVSKHRRKQFQYSVAEEVFEFIEEETLRLIGGVRGRFRHFVGGIGNVLYL from the coding sequence ATGTCCCTGGTTGGTTATGCCTATCTCCATCAATCCCTTGGGTTAAAAGCGATTGCCCCTAGTCGTGCCGCTGTGATCAAACCCGTTACGCGGCTCTCGATGATCGGTGACTGCCTAGCTGTTCCCCACGCCGTCGCACCGTCGGCCGGTTCAGTACTCGATCACATTCTTTTCGCACTCAAACACGAAGGCATCAACCTCGGTATCCTCGCACAGGCACTTGAAGCGGTCAGCCCGGAGCAACTGCTGCAAGAGCTGGAAAAAGCCCCTAACGGCGTATTCATCCGCAAGGTTTGCTATCTGTGGGAGGGTTTGACCTTTCAACGGTTGGATTACAGCAAACCGATCAACAGCCGCGTCACCCTCTTATTCGATCCTCAGCGCTATGTGACAGGACCCTCTACACGCAATTCCCGTTGGCGTATCGACTTCAACGGCCTGGGCTCATTGGCTTATTGCGCGACCGTTGAGCGAACGTCTGAAATAGATGCCCTGTTAAGCCTGGATATCTTAGGCCGCGCCAAGTCCTTCATGGATACCCTTCCCCCTGAAATGATGGACCGAGCAATCCAATGGGCCTACCTCCACGAAACGCGCGATTCGTTCGCCATTGAAAAAGAACAACCCAGCGAAGAAAAATCTCGCCGCTTCGTCCAACTATTACGCCAGGCCCACGAAGGCCGATTGCTGACGGAGGACTATCTGGTCGAACTGCAAAACAGCACCGTGTCCAACCCCTTCGACAAAGCCGCCGCATTCCGCCACGAACAAAACCATCTGCACAATGGCCTGCGCGGCGCAGCGGGCGTCAGTTACGTGCCGCCAGCACCCAGGTTATGCCAGGAGCTAATGGAGGAATTGATGGCCTTCGCCAATCAGCCCGTGCGTGAAGTTGACCCGCTTGTGGCCGCAGCTGTCACCGCCTTCGGCTTTGTGTTCCTGCACCCATTCATGGATGGCAATGGGCGCCTGTCCCGCTTCCTGATCCACCAGACCCTCTGCCACTACGGTGCCCTGGGAAACGGCCTGCTGCTGCCGGTTTCCGTCGCGATGAAACACGAAGAACAAGCCTACTTGGAGGCGCTTAAAGCGTTCTCCCAACCGACCCGGGACTTCTGGAACGTCACCTGGCTGGACGGTGATCAAATGGCCTTCGACTTCATCGGTCACCCGTCGATCTACCGCTACTGGGACGCCACCCGCTGTGTCGAATTTACCCTGCAAATGGCCCGCCGTGCGCTGGAAGTGGAACTGCGCGAAGAAACCGAATTTCTTGATCGCTATGACCGGGTGATCAAGGCCGTGAACCTGCGGTTTGACGTGCGCGGCAGTGACCTGTCGAAGCTGGTGATGATGTGCTTGGATAACGAGGGGAAGGTTTCAAAGCACCGACGCAAGCAGTTTCAGTACAGCGTGGCGGAGGAGGTGTTTGAGTTTATTGAGGAGGAGACCCTCAGGCTAATAGGGGGAGTGAGAGGGCGATTCCGACACTTTGTAGGTGGTATCGGAAACGTTCTATATCTTTAG
- a CDS encoding outer membrane assembly lipoprotein YfiO produces the protein MRIGFLSPLALALLAGVSLQAQASGDDSCYPDWRVARDNLDACSNLPFLSPGNDSRVNLRLLLADKKTTPLTPDALNDDDLAQGFGPVPFPVYRLTPRTDASAEPDTKPDDSRTAELDTLLEPLGIKREEYKTAGAAFLNGEGSRCRSNDDDSATAFISQVIKADMPAAERTSLAKARLQLLATCEWEGPVLADPQLIQSADGQLFRTYLQAAADFYSGRFAEAESGFMALASASSPWLKETALYMTARTALNQAQANTYDEYGVPHLDRVDKPALAKAEQGFDAYVKAYPQGVYSASARGLLRRVYWLADDNNKLAAALAWELTQATDTQRNVTVDELVTEADNKLLMVTRDTVNTPVMQLVSDLMMMRAHTPPTLSREDLDKQKAVFANEPALYDYLLATYALYVEHQPDSALKRLPQEVPSNLDYFAFSQQTLRALALEDKKDWQGAQTLWLKLLPLAKLPLQRDQLELALAMNYERSGQLAKVFAADSPISAKQVRYILLRSVAGPELLRQQIAQASDPLERETAQFVLLYKNLLRGQFATFLDDLKQLPTPAPEDKLGTSLGYVYSASQTLKLFQWNGDKADSGYACPSIAQTAATLQGDAKNPQGLNCLGEFILRNNLDGMPLEQARAAGSLGSTASDFKGETFSRLEGYKRVIADAKAPKNDKAYALFRAINCYAPAGYNSCGGQDVTPAVRKAWFRQLKSGFADTQWGKSLQYYW, from the coding sequence ATGCGTATCGGTTTTCTGTCACCCCTGGCGCTGGCACTGCTTGCCGGCGTCTCTCTTCAAGCCCAGGCCAGCGGCGACGATTCGTGCTACCCCGACTGGCGGGTCGCGCGTGACAACCTTGATGCCTGCAGCAACCTGCCCTTCCTGAGCCCAGGCAATGACAGTCGGGTCAACCTGCGCTTACTGCTGGCCGACAAGAAAACCACACCGCTAACGCCCGACGCCTTGAACGACGATGACTTGGCCCAGGGTTTCGGCCCGGTGCCGTTTCCGGTGTATCGCCTGACACCCCGTACAGACGCGAGCGCCGAGCCCGATACCAAACCCGACGATTCACGCACCGCCGAACTCGACACGTTGCTCGAACCGTTGGGCATCAAGCGTGAAGAATATAAAACCGCCGGCGCGGCCTTCCTCAACGGCGAAGGCAGCCGCTGCCGCAGTAACGATGACGACAGTGCCACGGCGTTTATCAGCCAGGTGATCAAAGCCGACATGCCCGCCGCCGAGCGGACCTCACTGGCCAAGGCGCGCCTGCAACTGCTCGCCACCTGCGAGTGGGAAGGCCCGGTGTTGGCCGACCCGCAGCTGATCCAGTCCGCCGACGGCCAGCTATTTCGCACCTACCTGCAGGCAGCCGCCGACTTCTATAGCGGGCGCTTTGCCGAGGCTGAGTCTGGTTTTATGGCCCTCGCCAGCGCCAGCTCACCGTGGCTGAAAGAAACCGCGCTGTACATGACCGCACGCACGGCGCTGAACCAGGCTCAGGCCAACACGTATGACGAGTACGGGGTGCCCCACCTCGACCGTGTAGACAAACCCGCGCTGGCAAAGGCCGAGCAAGGCTTCGATGCTTACGTGAAGGCTTATCCACAGGGCGTATACAGCGCTTCCGCACGCGGCCTGTTGCGGCGGGTGTATTGGCTGGCGGACGACAACAACAAGCTCGCCGCAGCGTTAGCCTGGGAACTGACCCAAGCGACTGACACGCAGCGCAATGTGACCGTAGATGAGCTGGTGACAGAGGCTGACAACAAGCTGCTGATGGTCACCCGCGACACCGTCAACACGCCGGTGATGCAACTGGTCAGCGACCTGATGATGATGCGTGCCCACACTCCGCCGACCCTGAGTCGCGAAGACCTCGACAAACAAAAAGCGGTGTTTGCCAACGAACCCGCGCTCTACGACTACCTGCTCGCGACCTACGCACTCTACGTTGAGCACCAGCCCGACAGTGCCCTGAAGCGCTTGCCCCAGGAGGTGCCATCGAACCTGGACTATTTCGCCTTCAGCCAACAGACCCTGCGCGCACTGGCCTTGGAAGACAAAAAAGATTGGCAAGGCGCCCAAACGCTGTGGCTGAAACTGCTGCCACTGGCCAAATTGCCGCTGCAGCGTGACCAGCTGGAATTGGCCCTGGCCATGAACTACGAACGCAGCGGCCAGTTGGCCAAGGTGTTCGCGGCCGACTCGCCGATCAGTGCCAAGCAAGTGCGCTACATCCTGCTGCGCAGCGTTGCCGGCCCCGAGTTGCTGCGCCAGCAGATCGCCCAGGCCAGCGACCCGTTGGAGCGCGAGACCGCACAGTTCGTGTTGCTCTACAAAAACCTGCTGCGCGGCCAGTTCGCCACCTTCCTCGACGACCTCAAGCAACTGCCGACACCAGCCCCAGAGGACAAGCTTGGTACCAGCCTGGGCTATGTCTACAGCGCCAGCCAGACCTTGAAGCTGTTCCAGTGGAACGGTGACAAAGCCGATTCCGGTTACGCCTGCCCAAGCATCGCGCAAACCGCAGCGACCTTGCAGGGCGACGCAAAAAACCCGCAAGGCCTGAACTGCCTCGGTGAGTTCATCCTGCGCAACAACCTGGACGGCATGCCTCTGGAACAGGCCCGCGCCGCCGGCAGCCTGGGCAGCACCGCCTCGGACTTCAAGGGTGAAACCTTCTCGCGACTCGAAGGCTACAAGCGTGTGATCGCCGACGCCAAGGCGCCGAAAAACGACAAGGCGTATGCCCTGTTCCGCGCCATCAACTGCTACGCACCGGCCGGCTACAACAGCTGCGGCGGCCAGGACGTGACACCGGCCGTGCGCAAGGCCTGGTTCCGCCAGTTGAAAAGCGGCTTTGCAGACACCCAGTGGGGCAAATCCCTGCAGTACTACTGGTGA
- a CDS encoding DUF3142 domain-containing protein — MKSLWLGLLLLASPAFGAVDARDYDAFWLWSGVTPQPVLKQAKTLYILQGQINSTRRAPQRGVQMIAQGMSVPRITRGEVWVVYRAHTLHWPEPVYTQLLSQVQRWRDAGNRVVGVQIDFDARTQYLHEYADFLRDLRQRLPSDLRLSITGLMDWSSNADPAAIAQLKGVVDEVVVQTYQGRHSIPDYAAYLPRLNRMGLPFKVGLIQGGVWEEPGYLKGNEWFRGYVVFLQNP, encoded by the coding sequence GTGAAGTCGCTGTGGCTTGGCTTGCTGTTGCTGGCGAGCCCGGCCTTCGGCGCGGTCGACGCACGTGACTATGACGCCTTCTGGCTGTGGAGCGGCGTCACCCCTCAGCCAGTACTCAAGCAGGCCAAGACGCTGTACATCCTCCAGGGCCAGATCAATTCCACCCGCCGCGCGCCCCAACGCGGCGTGCAAATGATCGCCCAGGGCATGAGCGTGCCACGCATCACCAGAGGCGAAGTGTGGGTGGTGTACCGCGCCCACACCCTGCACTGGCCCGAACCGGTCTACACCCAACTGCTTAGCCAGGTCCAACGCTGGCGCGATGCGGGTAACCGGGTCGTCGGGGTCCAAATCGACTTCGACGCCCGCACCCAATACCTGCACGAATACGCCGACTTCCTGCGCGACCTGCGCCAACGCCTGCCTTCTGATCTGCGCCTGAGCATCACCGGCCTGATGGACTGGAGCAGCAACGCCGACCCCGCCGCCATCGCCCAGCTCAAAGGCGTGGTGGATGAGGTGGTGGTGCAGACCTATCAGGGACGGCACAGCATCCCGGATTACGCAGCGTATTTGCCGCGCCTGAACCGGATGGGGTTGCCGTTCAAGGTGGGGTTGATCCAGGGCGGGGTGTGGGAGGAACCGGGGTATTTGAAGGGCAATGAGTGGTTTCGGGGGTATGTGGTGTTTCTGCAAAACCCCTAG